In Mercenaria mercenaria strain notata chromosome 13, MADL_Memer_1, whole genome shotgun sequence, a single window of DNA contains:
- the LOC123528652 gene encoding protein BTG2-like: MKDEIKSAVDFLTNIIRSGDDVNEAQTRQFNANLTNLLSDRYQDHWFPEKPFKGSGYRCMRLNHNMDPLILQAGNMCGLNQSFLESSLPPELTIWVDPRDVSFRIGENGSVGVLYQTTKDSQVQENPSQSTSTHMVQQSSDNTFHQMNRNFNNTIMSCKDQFMNVLPSISREAAHYHQFAGFISS, from the coding sequence aTGAAGGACGAAATTAAAAGTGCTGTGGATTTCTTAACAAACATCATACGATCTGGAGACGATGTAAACGAAGCTCAAACACGTCAATTCAACGCTAACTTGACAAATTTGCTTAGTGATCGGTACCAAGACCATTGGTTTCCAGAAAAACCTTTTAAAGGTTCAGGCTATAGGTGTATGAGATTGAATCACAATATGGACCCATTGATCTTACAAGCTGGAAATATGTGTGGACTTAATCAGTCATTTCTTGAGTCATCGTTACCACCAGAGCTTACAATCTGGGTAGACCCAAGGGACGTTTCATTCAGAATCGGTGAAAATGGAAGTGTTGGTGTCCTATACCAAACAACAAAGGACTCACAAGTGCAAGAAAATCCTTCTCAATCTACGTCAACTCATATGGTGCAACAGTCTAGTGATAACACATTTCATCAAATGAACAGGAACTTCAACAATACCATAATGTCTTGCAAGGACCAGTTTATGAATGTTTTGCCAAGTATTTCCAGAGAAGCTGCGCATTATCACCAATTTGCTGGGTTTATTTCCAGTTAA
- the LOC123528912 gene encoding uncharacterized protein LOC123528912: MRFTDFRNLKRFVFILVLVGVSLAYMQLVAMEHWDKFVNFRTRISQNMRIGGGGGNDIQEEQTTADDMNLIYFEYNETEMKKKLADYDNPNDDYKDDADDHEKAADGDDKAGFRDTDEVDSGNTSKINHWKSSVNQIIGHRKYRNRFQTIDLKRLILNETDFTTKPLMVLFSSWVSSSEKAKVHSILRRLWNAWPSIKPVVLTKDSVVQKECRNAGWGVQTVTDSDSRCYGPPVLSTMFTDVFKRHDAYFYGYSNADIIFGDGLEKTMSFLYNYFSPWKTKPVLVVGRRHNVNFVKYANFTLNTPHDVDQLTKMGTLVIRSTDYFFTNRHFPWGKAPKVTIGRPFVVRAIIGWALQRGYYVIDATNTIQSVHLTTQDGVFASWHKKGVMCNQRVLGALRWSIPVSIGHCECARLETFKGKNNTIKLRHRPPNRKLCGR; this comes from the coding sequence ATGCGGTTTACAGACTTCCGGAACCTCAAGCGATTCGTGTTCATATTGGTCTTAGTTGGAGTCAGTCTGGCATACATGCAGCTCGTTGCCATGGAGCATTGGGATAAATTCGTAAATTTCCGAACTCGAATATCTCAGAATATGCGAATCGGTGGCGGTGGAGGTAATGACATTCAGGAAGAGCAGACGACAGCCGACgatatgaatttaatttattttgagtATAACGAAACTGAAATGAAGAAAAAGCTTGCGGACTACGATAACCCGAATGACGACTACAAAGACGATGCAGACGACCATGAAAAAGCTGCAGACGGAGATGACAAAGCTGGTTTTAGAGATACTGACGAGGTGGATAGCGGAAACACGTCTAAAATTAATCACTGGAAATCTTCAGTTAACCAAATAATTGGACATAGAAAATACAGAAATCGTTTTCAAACTATTGACCTAAAACGATTAATTTTGAATGAAACAGACTTTACTACCAAACCTTTGATGGTGTTATTTTCTTCCTGGGTGTCCAGTAGTGAAAAGGCCAAAGTGCATTCTATTCTTAGGCGATTATGGAATGCATGGCCGTCAATCAAACCGGTGGTGTTGACGAAAGACTCTGTCGTGCAAAAAGAATGCAGAAATGCCGGCTGGGGTGTCCAGACCGTGACAGATTCAGACAGTAGGTGCTACGGACCACCAGTTCTGTCTACAATGTTTACTGATGTATTCAAAAGGCACGATGCCTACTTTTACGGTTATTCAAATGCGGACATAATTTTTGGAGACGGACTCGAGAAAACCATGTCATTTTTATATAACTACTTCAGTCCCTGGAAAACGAAACCGGTTTTAGTGGTAGGCAGACGACACaatgttaattttgtaaaatatgcaaaCTTTACGCTAAATACGCCCCATGACGTGGACCAACTGACAAAAATGGGAACTCTAGTAATTCGGTCTACAGATTACTTTTTCACGAACAGACATTTTCCTTGGGGTAAAGCACCAAAAGTTACTATAGGCAGACCATTCGTTGTACGTGCCATTATAGGGTGGGCATTGCAAAGAGGCTATTACGTCATTGATGCCACGAACACCATTCAATCTGTCCATTTAACTACACAGGATGGAGTTTTTGCATCGTGGCACAAGAAAGGGGTCATGTGCAACCAGCGGGTGCTAGGCGCTCTACGTTGGAGCATTCCGGTATCAATTGGACACTGTGAGTGCGCCAGACTCGAAACTTTCAAAGGAAAAAATAACACAATAAAATTGAGACACAGGCCACCGAACAGAAAATTATGTGGAAGATGA